The proteins below come from a single Corylus avellana chromosome ca3, CavTom2PMs-1.0 genomic window:
- the LOC132175746 gene encoding uncharacterized protein LOC132175746 gives MGVDYYNILKVNRNASEEDLKKAYKRVAMIWHPDKNPANKREAEAKFKQISEAYDVLSDPQKRQIYDLYGEEALKTGQFPPPPPASSRAGGSHNHHQHYYNHGRQQHPTSFRFNPRDAEDIYAEIFGSESNGNAGGAGGGARGFGRDGFFRAPSGSASRKAAPLENMLPCSLEELYKGAKKKMRISRNVYDISGNFRTLDEILTIEIKPGWKKGTKITFPEKGNQEPGVIPADVIFVVDEKPHALYKRDGNDLVVNQEITLLEALTGKTLDLTTLDGRNLMIPLSDIIKPGAEVIVPNEGMPISKEAGRKGNLRVKFDVKYPSRLTTEQKSDLKRVLGGISQ, from the exons atgggcGTGGACTACTACAACATTCTGAAGGTGAACCGCAACGCGAGCGAGGAGGACTTGAAGAAGGCGTACAAGAGGGTGGCGATGATATGGCACCCGGACAAGAACCCCGCCAACAAGCGCGAGGCGGAGGCCAAATTCAAGCAAATCTCCGAGGCCTACGACGTTCTCAGCGACCCCCAGAAGCGCCAGATCTACGATCTCTACGGCGAGGAGGCCCTCAAGACCGGTCAGTTCCCGCCACCACCGCCAGCCTCTTCACGCGCCGGCGGGTCCCACAACCACCACCAGCACTACTACAACCACGGCCGCCAGCAGCACCCGACGTCCTTCCGGTTCAACCCACGAGACGCGGAGGACATATACGCCGAGATTTTCGGATCGGAGAGCAATGGTAATGCCGGTGGTGCTGGTGGAGGAGCGAGGGGGTTTGGCCGGGACGGGTTCTTCCGGGCGCCGAGTGGTTCCGCGTCAAGGAAGGCTGCGCCGCTGGAGAACATGTTGCCGTGTAGCTTGGAGGAGCTTTACAAAGGTGCGAAAAAGAAGATGCGGATCTCCAGGAACGTCTATGACATCTCTGG TAATTTTCGGACTCTGGATGAGATATTGACCATTGAGATAAAACCTGGTTGGAAGAAGGGGACCAAGATCACATTCCCTGAGAAGGGTAACCAGGAGCCTGGTGTCATTCCAGCAGATGTTATTTTCGTGGTAGACGAGAAACCCCATGCTCTTTATAAGAGGGATGGTAATGATTTGGTAGTCAATCAGGAGATAACACTGCTGGAGGCCCTCACGGGGAAGACCCTTGACCTGACTACCTTGGATGGAAGGAATCTCATGATCCCACTGTCAGATATCATCAAACCTGGAGCAGAGGTTATTGTCCCAAATGAGGGAATGCCAATCTCAAAAGAAGCTGGGAGGAAGG